In Paraburkholderia phenazinium, the following are encoded in one genomic region:
- a CDS encoding winged helix DNA-binding protein, producing the protein MSRQPTKIVSSEHLVSETSAELSELEYGLIMASNAFNRWMVRCMSAAGEKDMTAIEVSLLHHVSHRERRKKLADICFVLNIEDTHVATYALKKLVARGYVKSEKTGKEVFFSATQSGRDLCLKYREVRESCLIATLKESGLTNEQIGEAAQLMRNASGLYDTAARAAASL; encoded by the coding sequence ATGTCGCGTCAACCGACCAAAATCGTCTCCTCGGAACATCTGGTTTCGGAAACAAGCGCGGAGCTGTCGGAGCTGGAGTACGGGCTCATCATGGCGAGCAACGCGTTCAACCGCTGGATGGTGCGGTGCATGTCGGCGGCGGGCGAAAAGGATATGACCGCCATCGAAGTGTCGCTGCTGCATCACGTCAGCCACCGCGAGCGCCGCAAGAAACTCGCTGACATCTGCTTCGTGCTGAACATCGAAGACACCCACGTCGCCACCTACGCGTTGAAGAAGCTGGTAGCTAGAGGGTATGTAAAAAGCGAAAAGACCGGCAAGGAAGTGTTCTTCTCGGCGACGCAATCGGGCCGCGATCTGTGTCTCAAGTACCGCGAGGTGCGCGAAAGCTGCCTGATCGCCACGCTCAAGGAAAGCGGTCTGACGAATGAGCAGATCGGCGAGGCCGCGCAGTTGATGCGCAACGCCTCCGGGCTGTACGACACCGCGGCGCGGGCGGCGGCATCGCTTTGA
- the pxpB gene encoding 5-oxoprolinase subunit PxpB — protein MTQPRIFQFGDAALVCEAPAPATLDCQRRVWAAAEAARGWPHVLEVVPGMNNLTIVFDPLEADSAALANLLQTAWDATGDAPAAGREVEIPVQYGGEFGPDLQVVASHTGLSVKEVVNRHSAGEYVVFFLGFQPGFAYMGGLEEALHTPRRSSPRLEVPAGSVGIGGEQTGVYPATSPGGWQLIGRTSVPLFDPARSPPTLLQPGDRVRFTVAGIAA, from the coding sequence ATGACGCAACCACGAATCTTTCAGTTCGGCGATGCCGCGCTAGTCTGCGAGGCCCCCGCCCCCGCGACGCTCGATTGCCAGCGGCGCGTCTGGGCGGCCGCCGAAGCGGCGCGCGGCTGGCCGCACGTGCTCGAGGTCGTGCCCGGCATGAACAACCTGACCATCGTGTTCGATCCGCTGGAAGCGGATAGCGCGGCGCTCGCCAACTTGCTGCAGACGGCCTGGGACGCCACCGGCGACGCCCCCGCCGCCGGCCGCGAGGTCGAGATTCCGGTGCAGTACGGCGGCGAGTTCGGCCCGGACCTGCAGGTGGTGGCCAGTCACACGGGGCTGTCGGTGAAAGAGGTGGTGAACCGCCACTCGGCGGGCGAGTACGTCGTGTTCTTCCTCGGCTTCCAACCCGGCTTTGCCTATATGGGCGGGCTCGAAGAGGCGCTGCACACACCGCGCCGCTCATCGCCGCGGCTCGAAGTGCCGGCGGGGTCGGTCGGTATCGGCGGCGAGCAGACCGGCGTCTATCCGGCCACGTCGCCGGGCGGCTGGCAACTGATCGGCCGCACCTCCGTGCCGCTGTTCGATCCGGCGCGCTCGCCGCCCACCCTGCTGCAGCCGGGCGACCGGGTGCGCTTCACCGTGGCGGGGATCGCAGCATGA